The Gemmatimonadaceae bacterium genome contains a region encoding:
- a CDS encoding ATP-binding protein, which produces MTLLFETSHPESSFRDSSTRRRMLGRWALMLAILVLATIAMYVVRRSLDKAHVTLVYLLIVLAASAAGGRALGLTVAGLAFLCFDFFFLVPYLTLTISNPLDWLVLVAFLITSVVAAQLLYRANATADEAMQRAIEVDRLAALGEETLNAADANEALRAIADVIRHSTDADRCEIYLHGIDARITRVARAAPNDEGGALEHPLAPSLGNAERASRTAPRGSLIEWIIDHAASAVELTDGTVRVAHELPPPRRSPGGQRWEAQAETAAAVRAVTRVESASTLRRLSESLRTADAGGRSTADGPAVRAIALPLQARSHAVGVLRLMSVDGLSLSPEQARLLVALAYYAALGAERARLVATAERAEAERRVDSLRSALLTAVSHDLRTPLTTIKGIANELLRGGDPRRAAIIESEADRLNALVSDLLDLSRIHAGAVRPALAVNTVDDLLGAALQGAAGALGTRRVRIDVPDGELLAGLFDFTQTLRVVVNLLDNAAKYSPRGGAIDIRACRQGERLTIDVMDRGPGIPSGERDRVFEAFYRPPGVPPDIRGHGLGLSIARGLAEAEGASLRFAPRVGGGSVFTLDLPAAAAMAVDADLPSL; this is translated from the coding sequence ATGACGCTTTTGTTCGAGACGAGTCATCCCGAATCATCCTTCCGCGACTCCTCGACGCGGCGGAGGATGCTCGGTCGCTGGGCGCTGATGCTGGCGATTCTTGTTCTCGCGACGATCGCGATGTACGTCGTGCGTCGGTCGCTCGACAAGGCGCACGTAACGCTCGTCTACCTCCTCATCGTGCTGGCGGCGAGCGCGGCGGGGGGCCGCGCGCTGGGCCTCACCGTCGCGGGCCTGGCATTTCTCTGCTTCGACTTCTTCTTCCTCGTCCCGTACCTGACGCTCACGATATCGAACCCGCTGGACTGGCTCGTCCTCGTGGCTTTCCTGATCACCAGCGTCGTGGCCGCGCAGCTGCTGTATCGCGCCAACGCGACGGCAGACGAGGCGATGCAGCGCGCGATCGAGGTCGACCGACTCGCCGCGTTGGGCGAGGAGACGCTCAATGCGGCGGACGCCAACGAAGCGCTCCGCGCGATCGCCGACGTCATTCGCCATTCGACCGACGCCGACAGGTGTGAGATCTACCTTCATGGTATCGACGCGCGCATCACGCGCGTCGCACGGGCAGCGCCGAATGACGAAGGGGGGGCGCTCGAGCATCCGCTCGCGCCGAGTCTCGGCAATGCGGAGCGGGCGTCTCGAACCGCGCCGCGCGGCAGCCTCATCGAATGGATCATCGACCATGCGGCGAGCGCGGTCGAGCTCACCGACGGCACGGTGCGCGTCGCGCACGAGCTTCCGCCCCCCCGGCGGTCTCCCGGTGGACAACGCTGGGAGGCTCAGGCTGAAACCGCGGCTGCTGTTCGCGCCGTGACACGTGTCGAGAGCGCGTCCACGCTTCGACGCTTGAGTGAGAGCCTTCGTACCGCTGACGCTGGTGGCCGCTCCACCGCCGACGGCCCAGCGGTGCGTGCGATTGCGTTGCCGCTCCAAGCTCGCAGTCACGCGGTGGGCGTGCTGCGGCTCATGTCCGTCGACGGGCTCTCACTCTCGCCCGAGCAGGCGCGTCTCTTGGTGGCGCTGGCCTACTACGCCGCACTCGGCGCCGAGCGTGCGCGCCTCGTCGCGACGGCGGAGCGTGCCGAGGCGGAACGGCGCGTCGACAGTCTGCGGAGCGCGTTGTTGACGGCTGTCTCGCACGACCTACGCACTCCGCTCACGACGATCAAGGGCATCGCGAACGAGCTATTGCGCGGTGGCGACCCGCGTCGCGCCGCGATCATCGAGAGCGAGGCAGACCGGCTGAATGCGCTGGTCAGCGATCTGCTGGACTTGTCGCGTATCCACGCCGGCGCCGTTCGGCCCGCGCTCGCCGTCAACACGGTCGATGATCTGCTTGGCGCCGCCCTGCAAGGCGCCGCTGGCGCGTTAGGCACGCGTCGAGTCCGCATCGATGTACCAGACGGCGAGCTCCTGGCTGGCCTGTTCGACTTCACCCAAACACTTCGCGTCGTGGTGAACCTGCTCGACAACGCCGCGAAGTACTCCCCGCGCGGCGGCGCGATCGATATTCGTGCATGTCGGCAAGGCGAGCGCCTAACGATCGACGTCATGGATCGCGGCCCGGGTATTCCCTCTGGGGAGCGCGATCGCGTCTTCGAGGCGTTCTACCGCCCGCCCGGTGTGCCGCCCGACATTCGTGGCCACGGACTCGGCTTGTCGATCGCTCGCGGACTAGCTGAAGCCGAAGGCGCGTCACTGCGTTTTGCACCGCGTGTCGGCGGCGGGTCGGTGTTCACGCTCGATCTACCGGCCGCGGCAGCGATGGCGGTCGACGCGGATCTGCCGAGCCTCTGA
- a CDS encoding porin produces MSIANRVMLGSLLLAPIVGHAQAAADTTIKFTFGGFIDAYYAYDIDRPPTIDRSFFGGALFTTQPARHDEFNVNLAYLETNISGKRLHGRFALQAGTSVQSNYNSEPTTGIVSGPSLSRMIQEAYAGYQLRPTVWIDAGIFYSNAGLEGWASKDNPTYTRSLVADYSPYYSSGVRAVWQATSKLVARLDVINGWQNISETNSEKGVGLRLDYTPNGNVAVSYYNLFNDEVGSGGQVGTRLRIFNGAGAKLTSGRTTLLGELDYGTLRPSSTGVNASNWWGYTAIAREQLVLGAAIVARVERYNDPRQVNIVTGLANPFQGNGASLGVDVSPQPGLMWRSELRGFFAASAVFPDAAGSIPRKTDGFLVSSLSLAF; encoded by the coding sequence ATGTCCATTGCGAACCGAGTGATGCTCGGATCCCTTCTCCTCGCGCCCATCGTTGGCCACGCCCAGGCGGCGGCTGACACGACGATCAAGTTCACCTTTGGCGGCTTCATCGATGCGTACTACGCCTACGACATCGACCGGCCGCCAACGATCGATCGTTCGTTCTTTGGCGGCGCATTGTTCACCACGCAGCCGGCCCGGCACGACGAGTTCAACGTCAACCTGGCGTATCTCGAGACCAACATCTCGGGCAAACGGTTGCACGGACGCTTTGCGTTGCAGGCCGGAACGTCGGTCCAATCGAACTACAATAGCGAGCCGACGACCGGCATCGTGAGCGGGCCATCGCTGTCGCGCATGATTCAGGAAGCGTACGCCGGCTATCAACTCCGGCCGACGGTCTGGATCGATGCGGGCATCTTCTATTCGAACGCCGGATTGGAGGGTTGGGCTTCCAAAGACAATCCGACGTACACCCGTTCGCTCGTCGCGGATTACTCGCCCTACTACTCGAGCGGCGTCCGCGCCGTTTGGCAAGCCACGTCGAAGCTCGTCGCTCGCCTGGACGTGATCAACGGCTGGCAGAACATCTCGGAGACGAACAGCGAAAAGGGCGTTGGGTTACGCCTCGACTACACGCCTAACGGGAATGTCGCGGTCAGCTATTACAACTTGTTCAACGACGAAGTCGGCAGCGGTGGCCAGGTCGGCACTCGGCTGCGTATCTTCAACGGCGCCGGCGCGAAGCTGACATCCGGGCGAACGACGCTACTCGGTGAGCTCGACTATGGCACGCTTCGTCCATCGTCGACGGGCGTGAACGCATCGAACTGGTGGGGTTATACCGCAATCGCGCGCGAGCAACTGGTGCTCGGCGCAGCCATCGTTGCGCGCGTCGAGCGCTACAACGATCCTCGGCAGGTGAACATCGTGACGGGGCTTGCGAATCCCTTTCAGGGCAACGGTGCCTCGCTTGGCGTCGATGTGTCGCCGCAACCAGGCTTGATGTGGCGCTCGGAGCTGAGGGGCTTCTTCGCCGCGAGCGCCGTATTCCCGGATGCCGCCGGGTCGATTCCCCGAAAGACCGACGGCTTTCTCGTGAGCTCGCTGTCGCTCGCGTTCTGA
- the kdpC gene encoding potassium-transporting ATPase subunit KdpC, which produces MIRKQLQPAVMMTLVLCVVTGLLYPAAVTGLAQVIFPRQANGSLVMANGRVVGSELIGQAFTKAEYFHPRPSAAGNGYDATASGGTNKGPTDAKLADTLISQAIETAVNTDGVIKGGIPSDMVTASASGLDPDISPANARLQVPRVARARGVSEAAVGALVARHVQGRQFGFFGEPRVNVLLLNIAVDSAFGLRKPLSSK; this is translated from the coding sequence ATGATTCGCAAACAGCTTCAACCGGCGGTAATGATGACGCTCGTTCTGTGTGTCGTCACCGGATTGCTCTATCCCGCCGCCGTGACGGGGCTCGCCCAGGTGATTTTCCCACGGCAGGCCAACGGCTCGCTCGTGATGGCAAACGGCCGCGTCGTCGGCAGCGAGTTGATCGGACAAGCATTCACGAAGGCCGAATACTTTCATCCGCGGCCGTCCGCCGCGGGGAACGGCTACGACGCGACGGCGTCCGGTGGTACGAACAAAGGACCGACCGACGCGAAGCTCGCCGATACGCTTATTTCGCAAGCAATCGAAACCGCCGTCAACACCGACGGCGTGATAAAAGGCGGGATTCCGTCGGACATGGTGACGGCATCGGCGTCGGGCCTCGATCCCGACATCTCGCCCGCGAACGCGCGCCTGCAAGTGCCCCGTGTCGCTCGGGCTCGCGGCGTATCCGAGGCTGCCGTTGGGGCACTCGTGGCTCGTCACGTTCAGGGACGTCAATTCGGCTTTTTCGGTGAGCCGCGTGTCAACGTCTTGCTGCTCAACATCGCGGTCGACTCAGCGTTTGGCCTGCGCAAGCCATTGTCGTCGAAATAA
- a CDS encoding winged helix-turn-helix domain-containing protein, with translation MHDDNVTVLIIEDEPQIRRLVRNALHADPTFLRLGLTDEEHTPELRVIEAAAGEQGIDLTVTQAPALIVLDLGLPDMEGLAVCREIRRWSAAPLIVLSARHADTEKAALLDAGADDYVTKPFSSVEFMARVRAQMRRRASHVRQNGTADVVSFGDIVIDQQRRRVERNGAPVHLTPTEWALLRTLVHHPRQTLTHQQLFHQVWGNAVGDAQQYLRVYVGHLRRKIEADPVRPRFIHTESGVGYRFEPEDEVA, from the coding sequence GTGCATGACGACAACGTTACGGTTCTCATCATCGAAGACGAGCCGCAGATCCGGCGGCTTGTCCGGAACGCCTTGCACGCCGATCCGACGTTCCTGCGACTCGGTCTTACCGACGAGGAGCACACCCCGGAGCTGCGGGTCATCGAAGCGGCGGCCGGCGAGCAAGGGATCGACCTGACCGTCACTCAGGCACCGGCGCTCATCGTTCTCGATCTCGGACTGCCGGACATGGAGGGCCTGGCCGTGTGCCGCGAGATCCGACGTTGGTCGGCGGCTCCGCTCATCGTGCTGTCGGCACGACATGCGGATACGGAAAAGGCCGCCCTGCTCGATGCCGGCGCCGACGATTACGTCACCAAGCCGTTCAGCAGCGTCGAATTCATGGCGCGCGTGCGCGCGCAGATGCGCCGGCGCGCCTCACACGTTAGGCAGAATGGCACGGCGGACGTGGTCTCGTTCGGAGACATCGTCATCGATCAACAACGGCGCCGCGTGGAGCGCAATGGCGCGCCCGTGCACCTCACTCCCACCGAGTGGGCATTGTTGCGGACCCTGGTCCATCATCCCCGGCAGACGCTCACGCATCAGCAGCTCTTTCATCAAGTCTGGGGGAATGCTGTCGGAGATGCGCAGCAATATCTCCGCGTCTATGTCGGCCATCTGCGACGAAAGATCGAAGCAGATCCCGTTCGGCCAAGGTTCATCCATACCGAATCCGGCGTCGGGTATCGATTCGAACCCGAAGACGAAGTGGCGTGA
- the kdpA gene encoding potassium-transporting ATPase subunit KdpA, with amino-acid sequence MTLNGWLQILFYSACVLLVAKPIGLYLVRVYDGTYKWLAPIERAIYGVCGVDPAEDQHWTRYAAGMLLFSAVSMLLTYVVLRLQGVLPLNPQHLPAVVDRQAFETSASFTTNTNWQSYVGETTMSYLSQMSQLAFHNFVSAAAGIAVAVAFVRGIARRSAGRIGNFWVDLTRGTLYVLLPACLMLSLLLVQQGTIQNFKPYLTLATLEGGKQTIAMGPVASQEIIKQLGTNGGGFFNANAAHPFENPTPWSNFWSMFTIFMIPSGLTYLLGRMVKSQKHGWAVWAAMFVLFFGGVTTAYWAEARGNPIHIKLGIDPTTSHAQPGGNMEGKEVRFGIANSVLYATVTTDASCGAVNAMHDSFTPLGGLVPLVNIQLGEVVFGGVGAGLYGMLVMVVLTVFIAGLMVGRTPEYLGKKIQAREVQMAMLYILIFPAAILTMTAVSALLPAGLKGLNNAGPHGLSEILYAFTSTAGNNGSAFAGLTGTTYYYNTMLGMNTLIGRFAMIVPMLALAGFLAEKKVAPESVGTFPVTTPLFVILLVSVVVIVSALTFFPALSLGPIVEHLLMGSGKLF; translated from the coding sequence ATGACGCTGAACGGCTGGCTTCAAATCCTTTTCTACAGCGCGTGCGTGCTGCTCGTCGCGAAGCCGATCGGGCTGTATCTCGTGCGCGTGTACGATGGCACGTATAAATGGCTCGCGCCGATCGAACGCGCGATCTATGGAGTCTGCGGCGTCGATCCGGCCGAGGACCAGCACTGGACTCGTTATGCGGCGGGGATGCTGCTCTTCAGCGCGGTGTCGATGTTGCTCACCTACGTCGTGTTGCGGCTGCAGGGCGTCCTGCCCCTGAACCCGCAGCACCTGCCGGCCGTCGTCGACCGGCAGGCGTTCGAGACGTCGGCATCGTTCACGACGAACACGAACTGGCAATCGTATGTCGGCGAGACGACGATGTCCTATCTCTCGCAGATGTCGCAGCTGGCATTTCACAACTTCGTATCAGCGGCGGCGGGAATCGCCGTTGCCGTGGCCTTCGTCCGTGGAATCGCGCGGCGCTCGGCCGGTCGCATCGGGAATTTCTGGGTCGACCTAACGCGGGGCACACTGTACGTGCTGCTGCCTGCGTGTCTGATGCTGTCACTCCTGCTCGTCCAGCAGGGAACGATTCAGAACTTCAAACCCTACCTCACGCTGGCCACGCTCGAGGGCGGAAAGCAGACGATCGCGATGGGACCCGTCGCGAGTCAGGAAATCATCAAGCAGCTCGGTACGAATGGCGGTGGCTTCTTCAACGCGAACGCCGCGCATCCATTCGAGAATCCGACGCCGTGGAGCAACTTCTGGTCGATGTTTACGATCTTCATGATTCCCTCCGGGCTGACATATCTGCTCGGCCGAATGGTGAAGAGCCAGAAGCACGGGTGGGCAGTGTGGGCGGCAATGTTCGTGCTCTTCTTCGGCGGCGTGACGACCGCATACTGGGCCGAAGCGCGCGGAAATCCGATTCACATCAAGCTTGGCATCGACCCAACGACGAGCCACGCGCAGCCTGGCGGTAACATGGAAGGGAAGGAGGTCCGCTTCGGCATCGCGAATTCCGTTCTCTATGCTACGGTAACGACCGACGCCTCGTGTGGCGCGGTGAACGCGATGCACGACTCGTTCACGCCGCTCGGCGGCCTCGTGCCGCTCGTGAACATCCAACTCGGTGAAGTGGTGTTCGGCGGGGTGGGGGCCGGGTTGTACGGTATGCTTGTCATGGTCGTGTTGACCGTATTCATCGCAGGCCTGATGGTCGGCCGCACGCCGGAGTATCTCGGAAAGAAGATTCAGGCGCGCGAAGTCCAGATGGCGATGTTGTACATACTGATCTTTCCCGCCGCGATTCTGACGATGACGGCGGTGTCGGCACTATTGCCGGCTGGCCTCAAGGGCCTGAACAATGCCGGCCCGCACGGGTTGTCGGAAATCCTGTACGCGTTCACGTCCACCGCGGGCAACAATGGCAGCGCCTTCGCCGGCCTAACGGGGACGACCTACTACTACAACACCATGCTCGGCATGAACACACTCATCGGACGGTTTGCGATGATCGTGCCAATGCTCGCGCTCGCCGGCTTCCTGGCGGAGAAGAAGGTTGCGCCCGAATCGGTCGGAACCTTTCCGGTGACGACGCCGCTCTTCGTAATTCTGCTCGTCTCCGTCGTCGTGATCGTGAGCGCCCTCACGTTCTTCCCGGCCCTCTCGCTCGGTCCCATCGTTGAGCACTTGCTCATGGGCTCGGGAAAGCTGTTCTGA
- a CDS encoding serine hydrolase: MSMLSARAALPAALATSFLLAAQSASAQTREPYPGLDAYVTKAIDTWKIPGLSIAIVRNDSVIYAKGFGVQSVAAKTPVNEKTLFEIGSSSKAFTATLIAMLVGEGKMHWDDRLTTYLPDFRMYDPVANEAVTLRDALTHRTGIARGELAWLGSGVSRDEVLHRVRFLKPDAPFRSHYSYQNMMFLAAGQAAGKAGGSSWDDLVRQRIFTPLGMTSTATTYRGLANTNVATPHGMDHDTAFTKPPFDADNIAPAGAIMSSAVDMAQWLRFQLNDGMVNGKRLVASAALRETHTPQILIPSSGGRGGVPDTAPVKRFTSYGMGWMVEDYRNQLSWQHGGNTLGMTAAVGMLPEKKVGVVVLSNMQGAQLPELLEQYVFDRALGAPLRDWSGEAYARFQQQRKRADSVQTVQLAGHVANAQSAIPLSAFAGTYADSLYGEMTVGLKDGHLELVRGDIRGPLEYWNANNFRWLLPLSAPTGPAFIKFEISADNTVTGLYFGLGTDATLLARKGARGGRGGSAVTQ, translated from the coding sequence ATGTCCATGCTGTCTGCGCGTGCCGCACTGCCCGCGGCGCTCGCCACATCTTTTCTCCTCGCTGCACAGAGCGCGTCCGCACAGACCAGGGAACCATATCCCGGACTCGACGCGTACGTCACCAAGGCAATCGACACCTGGAAGATCCCCGGCCTGAGCATCGCGATCGTTCGCAACGACTCCGTGATCTACGCCAAGGGATTCGGCGTGCAGAGCGTCGCGGCCAAAACGCCCGTCAATGAGAAAACTCTCTTCGAGATCGGTTCGAGCTCGAAGGCGTTCACGGCGACGCTCATCGCGATGCTCGTCGGCGAAGGCAAGATGCATTGGGACGACCGTCTCACGACGTACCTTCCCGATTTCCGCATGTACGATCCCGTTGCGAACGAGGCCGTCACCCTGCGCGATGCGCTCACGCACCGCACCGGTATCGCGCGCGGCGAGTTGGCATGGCTCGGCTCCGGCGTGTCGCGCGACGAGGTGCTCCATCGCGTGCGATTCCTGAAGCCGGATGCGCCATTCCGCTCGCACTATTCCTACCAGAACATGATGTTCCTTGCTGCGGGCCAGGCCGCGGGGAAAGCCGGCGGCAGCAGCTGGGACGATCTCGTTCGCCAGCGCATCTTCACACCGCTCGGCATGACGTCGACCGCCACGACGTACCGTGGATTAGCAAACACGAATGTGGCGACGCCGCACGGCATGGACCATGACACCGCGTTCACGAAACCGCCATTCGACGCCGACAACATTGCGCCAGCCGGCGCGATCATGTCGAGTGCCGTCGACATGGCGCAGTGGCTCCGCTTTCAGTTGAACGACGGCATGGTGAACGGCAAGCGGCTCGTCGCCAGCGCCGCGCTTCGCGAAACGCACACGCCGCAGATTCTGATTCCGAGCTCGGGTGGCCGTGGCGGAGTTCCGGACACCGCGCCCGTGAAGCGCTTCACGTCGTACGGAATGGGGTGGATGGTCGAGGATTATCGAAATCAGCTCTCCTGGCAGCACGGCGGCAACACGCTTGGTATGACCGCAGCCGTTGGCATGCTACCCGAGAAAAAAGTTGGCGTCGTGGTCCTGAGCAACATGCAGGGTGCGCAGCTCCCCGAGTTGCTCGAGCAGTACGTGTTCGATCGCGCGCTCGGCGCGCCGCTGAGAGACTGGAGTGGCGAAGCCTATGCCCGCTTCCAGCAGCAGCGGAAACGCGCCGATTCCGTGCAGACGGTGCAGCTCGCGGGACATGTCGCGAATGCACAGTCTGCGATCCCGCTGAGTGCGTTCGCGGGCACCTATGCGGATAGCCTCTACGGTGAGATGACCGTCGGCCTCAAGGACGGGCATCTCGAACTGGTGCGCGGCGACATCCGCGGTCCGCTCGAGTACTGGAACGCGAACAACTTCCGCTGGCTGCTTCCGCTGAGCGCACCGACGGGGCCCGCGTTCATCAAGTTTGAAATCAGCGCGGACAATACTGTGACGGGATTGTATTTCGGTCTTGGCACCGACGCCACGTTGCTCGCTCGCAAAGGCGCCCGGGGCGGCCGCGGCGGGAGCGCCGTCACTCAGTGA
- the kdpF gene encoding K(+)-transporting ATPase subunit F — protein sequence MMTLESLVTGILAVAILVYLIYTLLRPERF from the coding sequence ATGATGACTCTCGAAAGTCTGGTCACCGGCATTTTGGCCGTCGCGATTCTCGTCTATCTGATCTACACGTTGTTGCGGCCAGAGCGGTTCTAG
- the kdpB gene encoding potassium-transporting ATPase subunit KdpB: MTTIPTLPLSPSGEARTSAHGAAQRQQSNRKRPLFDPPIVRRAIRDAFVKLDPRRMVRNPVMFVVLVGATYTTVVFVRELAHGRSDWGFTLQLALWLWFTVVFANFAEAMAEGRGKAQADTLRKSRTQTSAKRLLSANNGRIDRSRYEEVNAERLRKGDRVVCLPGDVIPGDGEVIDGVASVDESAITGESAPVIRESGGDRSAVTGGTKVLSDYIVVRMTANPGETFLDRMIALVEGASRQKTPNEIALTILLSGLTIVFLFAVATLQPFAVYSGAATTIPILIALLVCLIPTTIGGLLSAIGIAGMDRMIQQNVIAMSGRAVEAAGDVNTLLLDKTGTITLGNRQASDFLPVTGVAPELLADRAQLASLADETPEGRSIVVLAKTKFGIRARAIGGEHDGHRDVTFIPFSASTRMSGVDTDGYQVRKGAGDAVLTWVRDHAGHTPADLETTVQQVALAGGTPLVVAEKANGSRTGEGARILGVVYLKDIVKGGIRERFDRLRAMGIRTVMITGDNPLTAAAIAKEAGVDDFLAEAKPEDKMALIKREQAGGRLVAMTGDGTNDAPALAQADVGVAMNTGTQAAKEAGNMIDLDSNPTKLIEVVEIGKQLLMTRGSLTTFSIANDVAKYFAIIPAMFVATYPVLQTLNIMRLHSPQSAILASVIFNALIIIVLIPLALRGVTYRPAAAAVILRRNLFVYGIGGLVAPFVGIKIIDMLLVVLRLAS, from the coding sequence ATGACGACGATTCCTACTTTGCCATTATCGCCATCCGGTGAGGCGCGCACCTCCGCGCACGGCGCGGCTCAGCGACAACAGTCGAACCGCAAGCGTCCGCTGTTCGACCCTCCCATCGTCCGTCGCGCGATCAGGGACGCCTTCGTCAAGCTCGACCCGCGCCGCATGGTGCGGAATCCGGTCATGTTCGTCGTGCTCGTCGGCGCGACGTACACGACGGTGGTCTTCGTGCGCGAACTCGCCCATGGGCGATCCGATTGGGGCTTTACGCTGCAGCTCGCCCTGTGGCTCTGGTTCACGGTCGTGTTCGCGAACTTCGCCGAGGCAATGGCGGAAGGACGGGGGAAGGCGCAGGCAGACACGTTGCGCAAGTCGCGCACGCAGACAAGCGCGAAGCGGCTCCTGTCGGCGAACAATGGCCGGATCGATCGGTCGCGTTATGAGGAGGTCAATGCCGAGCGACTGCGCAAGGGCGATCGCGTCGTGTGTTTGCCGGGCGACGTCATTCCAGGCGACGGCGAGGTGATCGACGGTGTTGCGTCGGTCGATGAAAGCGCGATCACCGGCGAAAGCGCGCCGGTAATCCGCGAGTCGGGGGGCGACCGCTCCGCCGTCACGGGCGGCACGAAGGTGCTGTCCGATTACATCGTCGTCCGCATGACCGCGAACCCCGGCGAGACCTTCCTCGACCGCATGATCGCGCTCGTCGAGGGAGCGTCGCGTCAGAAGACGCCTAACGAGATCGCTCTCACGATCCTGTTGTCCGGGCTGACGATCGTGTTCTTGTTCGCGGTCGCGACCCTCCAGCCCTTCGCAGTCTATAGCGGCGCGGCGACGACGATTCCGATTCTCATTGCGCTGCTCGTCTGTCTGATACCGACGACGATCGGCGGATTGCTGTCGGCGATCGGCATCGCCGGCATGGACCGGATGATCCAGCAAAACGTGATCGCGATGAGTGGCCGCGCGGTCGAGGCGGCAGGCGACGTCAACACACTACTTCTCGACAAGACCGGGACCATCACACTCGGCAATCGACAGGCGTCGGACTTTCTTCCTGTCACGGGCGTCGCGCCGGAGCTCCTCGCCGACCGGGCGCAGCTCGCGTCGCTCGCGGACGAAACGCCGGAAGGCCGCAGCATCGTCGTGCTGGCGAAGACGAAGTTCGGCATTCGGGCGCGCGCGATCGGTGGCGAGCACGACGGACATCGCGACGTCACATTCATTCCATTCAGCGCGAGCACGCGCATGAGCGGCGTGGACACCGACGGTTACCAGGTACGCAAGGGCGCCGGTGATGCCGTTCTCACGTGGGTGCGCGATCACGCTGGTCATACGCCGGCCGACCTGGAAACGACCGTTCAACAGGTCGCGCTCGCGGGTGGCACGCCGCTCGTCGTCGCCGAGAAGGCCAATGGCAGTCGCACCGGCGAGGGCGCGCGCATCCTCGGCGTCGTCTACCTCAAGGACATCGTGAAGGGTGGTATTCGCGAACGGTTCGATCGTCTGCGCGCGATGGGCATTCGCACGGTGATGATCACCGGCGACAACCCACTCACCGCGGCCGCCATTGCGAAAGAGGCGGGCGTCGACGATTTCCTCGCTGAAGCAAAACCCGAAGACAAGATGGCGCTCATCAAACGCGAGCAGGCCGGTGGCCGGCTCGTCGCGATGACGGGCGACGGAACGAATGACGCGCCGGCGCTCGCGCAGGCAGATGTTGGCGTCGCAATGAACACCGGTACGCAGGCGGCGAAGGAAGCGGGAAACATGATCGATCTGGACTCCAATCCGACCAAGCTGATCGAGGTCGTCGAGATCGGTAAGCAATTGCTCATGACGCGCGGTTCGCTGACGACATTCTCCATTGCCAACGACGTCGCAAAATATTTTGCGATCATTCCCGCGATGTTCGTGGCGACCTATCCTGTTTTGCAGACGCTCAACATCATGCGGCTGCACTCGCCGCAATCGGCGATTCTGGCGAGCGTGATCTTCAACGCGCTCATCATCATCGTGCTGATCCCCCTCGCGTTGCGCGGAGTGACGTATCGCCCGGCCGCCGCGGCGGTGATTCTGCGGCGCAACTTGTTCGTGTATGGGATCGGTGGGCTCGTCGCGCCGTTCGTCGGCATCAAGATCATCGACATGCTACTGGTCGTCTTGCGCCTGGCATCCTGA